A portion of the Tiliqua scincoides isolate rTilSci1 chromosome 3, rTilSci1.hap2, whole genome shotgun sequence genome contains these proteins:
- the SLC25A6 gene encoding ADP/ATP translocase 3 produces the protein MADQALSFAKDFLAGGVAAAISKTAVAPIERVKLLLQVQHASKQIAADKQYKGIIDCVVRIPKEQGMLSFWRGNLANVIRYFPTQALNFAFKDKYKQVFLGGVDKHTQFWRYFAGNLASGGAAGATSLCFVYPLDFARTRLAADVGKAGADREFTGLGDCLVKIFKSDGLRGLYQGFNVSVQGIIIYRAAYFGIYDTAKGMLPDPRNTHIVVSWMIAQTVTAVAGFVSYPFDTVRRRMMMQSGRKQADIMYSGTLDCWRKIARDEGGKAFFKGAWSNVLRGMGGAFVLVLYDELKKVI, from the exons ATGGCTGACCAAGCCCTCTCCTTCGCCAAGGACTTCCTGGCGGGCGGCGTGGCGGCGGCCATCAGCAAGACGGCCGTGGCCCCCATCGAGCGGGTCAAACTGCTGCTGCAG GTACAACATGCAAGTAAACAAATAGCTGCTGATAAACAGTACAAAGGAATCATTGATTGTGTTGTGCGCATCCCTAAAGAACAAGGAATGCTATCCTTCTGGCGTGGGAATTTGGCCAATGTCATCCGATACTTTCCAACTCAGGCTCTCAACTTTGCCTTCAAGGATAAGTATAAGCAAGTGTTTTTAGGAGGAGTAGACAAACACACCCAGTTCTGGAGGTATTTTGCTGGTAATCTAGCTTCCGGTGGTGCAGCTGGAGCGACCTCCCTCTGCTTTGTCTATCCATTGGATTTTGCAAGAACCCGTTTGGCTGCTGATGTTGGAAAAGCTGGTGCTGATCGAGAATTCACTGGTCTGGGGGACTGTCTTGTCAAAATCTTCAAGTCTGATGGCCTGCGTGGCTTATACCAAGGGTTTAATGTCTCTGTCCAGGGTATAATCATCTATAGAGCTGCCTACTTTGGAATTTATGACACAGCAAAAG GAATGCTCCCAGATCCTAGGAACACTCACATTGTGGTAAGCTGGATGATTGCACAAACAGTGACTGCTGTAGCTGGTTTTGTCTCCTATCCATTTGATACAGTTCGCCGTCGAATGATGATGCAATCTGGACGTAAACAAG CTGATATAATGTACTCTGGAACTCTTGACTGTTGGAGGAAGATTGCAAGAGACGAAGGTGGAAAAGCTTTCTTCAAGGGCGCATGGTCAAATGTTCTTCGAGGCATGGGTGGTGCTTTTGTGCTCGTATTATATGATGAGCTCAAGAAAGTaatctaa
- the LOC136645753 gene encoding granulocyte-macrophage colony-stimulating factor receptor subunit alpha-like: protein MMWLLVLSCVSLVDLSHEESMKQTSVTNLSCVLYHVTAMNCTWNTGLNPPEEYFLYLNFNQKEEECPNSIPNEHGQHICHIDYVSPDKESVTATLKKLVNQSWVPFFTKDFKLYEIEILRPPQNITVSCNEKTSECIVKWSHPPNKRNVSSESCFVYEIKDEAGNTVKGITDTYKVYPADQKHTLQIRASGKYCTITNRKGEWSERIEFGYDPNTFPTIYLILVVFGTIVTILGLFILCKRLRIWQKLTDPIPQPNLILDPDENTGKAWVDLTQTADEKITLVEEMTSSCKKHGGLSSTSQLS, encoded by the exons ATGATGTGGCTTCTTGTGTTGTCTTGTGTATCATTGGTTGATTTATCACATGAAGAGA GTATGAAACAAACATCAGTTACAAATTTATCCTGTGTGCTTTACCATGTTACTGCTATGAATTGCACTTGGAACACTGGCCTAAACCCACCAGAAGAGTATTTCCTTTATTTGAACTTCAATCA GAAAGAAGAGGAATGTCCAAATTCCATACCAAATGAACATGGACAGCACATATGCCACATTGATTATGTGAGTCCTGATAAAGAGAGTGTTACTGCCACTCTGAAAAAATTAGTCAATCAATCGTGGGTTCCATTTTTTACCAAGGATTTTAAACTATATGAGATCG AAATCTTACGTCCTCCACAAAATATCACTGTGAGTTGCAATGAAAAGACATCAGAGTGTATTGTAAAATGGTCCCACCCCCCAAACAAACGTAATGTCTCTTCTGAATCCTGCTTTGTGTATGAGATCAAG GATGAAGCTGGAAATACAGTGAAGGGA ataaCAGACACTTACAAAGTTTACCCTGCAGATCAAAAACACACCTTGCAGATCCGTGCAAGTGGAAAGTATTGTACCATAACAAATCGTAAAGGTGAATGGAGTGAACGAATTGAGTTTG GTTATGACCCAAATACATTCCCCACAATTTATTTAATTCTTGTAGTATTTGGAACTATTGTGACAATCTTGGGCCTGTTTATTCTCTGTAAAAG GTTGCGCATATGGCAAAAGCTGACTGATCCCATTCCACAACCAAACCTCATCCTTGATCCAGATGAGAATACGGGG AAAGCATGGGTGGATCTTACACAGACAGCAGATGAAAAGATAACATTAGTTGAAGAAATGACAAGCAGCTGCAAAAAGCATGGGGGACTTTCATCAACAAGCCAGTTGAGCTAA